GTGCTGAAACAGTACCAACATATTCAGTTGCTGAAATTCAGGCAGGTTTTAAAGCTCACCCTGATTTATTGATCAGAACAGAGCAACTTACTGATAAAAAGAAAAAAACAGTATTGACAAGAGCAGAGTCTGAGACTCGCTTAAGTACTGCAAAATATGTAGTAGAAGGAGCAAACTTAACTAGAAATGAATACGGAAGTAAATTATTTGCTGATTTCTTCTTCTTCATTACAGGATTCCACGGATTCCACGTATTTTCTGGAGTAATCATTAACATCATTATTTTCTTTAATGTATTGTTAGGAACTTACGAGAAAAGAAGAAGCTATGAAATGGTAGAGAAAGTTGGTTTATACTGGCACTTTGTCGATTTAGTTTGGGTATTTGTATTTACAGTTTTCTACTTAGTTTAATTTTAGATTTTTATTATTATGTCACACGAACACGTATCAAATACAAAGAGAATCTGGTTTGTTTTTGCACTATTATCTGCAGTAACTACAGTAGAAGTAATTTTAGGTATTTTGAAGCCTGGAGTTTTAGAATTTAATCATTTTGTAGGTTTGAATTTATTGAACTGGATATTTTATATCTTAACAATATTCAAAGCATATTATATAGTATGGGCATTTATGCACATGGAAGGTGAAAAAAGCAGCCTTAGATGGTCAGTTGTTTCACCAGTTATTTTCCTAGTTTTATATTTATTGTTTATTCTTTTGACAGAAGGACATTATATTTATGGGGTTTTTAAAGATTCTACTATTAAATGGAATTTTTAACATGATATTAATTCGAAAAGAGGCTCCGTTTAACGGAGCTTTTTTTATTTTTGTACCTCAATAACTTCCGTTAATACAATGAAAAAAAATATAGTTCTCTTTGTACTTTTTGTTTTGCCAATTGTAGCCTATTTGTTTTTTGCTTCAGGTGTAAATAGTTTTACTAAACTTCCCACAATCACTCCTAAAATTGCCGACTTTGGTAATTGGAAATCTCTTAAAGGAGAAAAAGTTACTTTAAATAATAAAATTACGATTCTTGGTTTTTCTGGTTCTGAAATTTTAAAAAACAGAGGAAATTTTTTCAACTTAAACGAAAAAATTTATCAACGTTATAATGGTTTCAAAGACTTGCAATTTGTAGTTGTTTGTCCATTAGGAACGGAAAAAGATGCTCAAAAAATTGAAGAATCATTAGGCGCTTTTACAGATGTTTCAGGTTGGCATTTTATTTTTGCTTCACCAGATGAAATTAAAGCTTATTATGATCAATTGCATTTAAAAGGTAAACTAGATTCGAATCTTGGAACTTCAAATGTTTATATCGTAGATAAAGAACGTAATTTAAGAGGAAGAAAAGATAAAGACGAATACAAAGAAGGCTATAATACTTTTCATCCTTCTGAGTTGAGCAATGAAATGTTAGATGATTTCAAAATCATTCTATACGAATATCGTGCAGCTCTTAAAAAGAATCACAACGCAACAAAAGAACTTTAATCTTTATATCATGTTTAAAAATAAATCATATATCGGAATTTCGTTTATCGTTTTAATCTTTGGAATTTATGCTGTACCAAAAATTGTTGACAGAATAAAAAATGGAGAAGTGGTAAAAGGAAACCGTTTAGATAATGTGGGTTTGAAATCTTCAAAATCTGATAGTAAATTATTAACAATTGGTCCGGCTCCTAAATTTGAATTAACAAATCAGGATAATGCTAAAATTTCAAATGCAACGTACAAAGGAAAAGTATATGTTTTGGAATTTTTCTTCACGACTTGTCCATCAATTTGTCCAAAGATGAATTTAAGCATGTTAGAAATTGAGAAAACTTTTTTTGGTAATCCTAATTTCGGAATTGTTTCTATAACTATCGATCCAAAACATGATACGCCACAAGTTTTAAAAGATCATGCGAAACTTTTGGGAGTAAAATCTTCAAACTGGAATTTCCTTACGGGAGATAGAGAAACGATTATGAACTTGTCAAACAAAGGATTTAATTTGTATGCAGGCGAAAATGATAAAGTAAATGGAGGATTCGAACATTCAGGTTTGTTTGCTTTAATCGATAAAGATGGAAATATTCGTTGTAGAAAAGATGATTTCGGAAATCCAATTTTATATTACGACGGACTTGATAAAAAAGGCGTTAGAGAAATTCAGGAAGATATTAAAATACTATTAGAAGAATAAAAATGGAAGATAATTCATTAGAAAAAAAATATAGCAAGCTTATTATTGCCGTTTCAATTGTAATACCAACTTTGGTTGCGATATTATTTGCGGTAAAATTAAAAGATTTTGGTATCAATGTAGAGCCGCTTTCGTTTTTGCCTCCAATTTATGCTACTACAAATGGTATAACGGCAATTGTATTAGTTTGGGGTGTAATTGCTATTAAGAACGGAAAACGTAAATTACATGAACGCTTAATGACTTTTGCAATAGCATTATCGCTTGCATTTTTAGCTATGTATGTAGCGTATCATATGACGGCTGATTCAACTAAATTTGGAGATTTAAACCACGATGGAATTCTAGATTTGGCAGAAACTGCAAAAATTGGTGCACTTCGTTATATCTATTTCTTTATTTTAATAACCCATATTTTATTGTCTATTGCAATTATTCCGCTAGTATTAATTACTTACGTGAGAGCTCTTGCACAACGATTTGACAGACATAGAAAAATAGCTAAAATAACTTTCCCGCTTTGGTTATACGTTGCGGTAACAGGTGTTGTAGTTTACTTAATGATTGCTCCTTATTATGCTTAAGATGGAAAATAGATTAACGAATAAAGAATATAGAACACAGAATATAGAAAATAGAGTCAATAGATCTTCGTCAGTAAGATTTATATATATTATATTCTCTATTTTCTTTTCTCTTGCAGCAAACGCTCAATGCGCAATGTGTCGTGCTGCTCTTGCGGGAGATTCAAATGTAAAAAAAGCAGAAGCGGTAAATAATGGAATCGTTTATTTGATGGTGATTCCGTATTTACTTGTTGCGATAATTGGATATCTAATTTATAGAATGTACCAATCAAAAAAGAAAAAAGCAGAATAATTATTCTGCTTTTTTCTTTTTAAATAATAATCACAATATACTATTGTATTTTAAAATTAGATAAAATGAGTAATATGGTGATTAAGAATAGTTTTTATTGATATAAGTTCTTTTGACTTTACGACTTTTAAATTTTCGACTTACTTATTTCAATCCGTCAACGGAAACATTTACCGTTCCGTTTATTTTGATAAAAGCGATTATAGCTTGATTCGTCAACTGAATTTTATCAAACTGAATATCTTCCATTTTTCCATTTACAAATACACCAGGCATCGGAGAATAGTTTTTTAGATATGCAGCAATATTCTTTTTACCATCTTCTAAGTTGGGTTGTATTGAATAACGGCAGCTTTCTTCCATTTTTCTTAAGATATAACCTTGACCTAACCAGCTTGCAGTTCTCATTAGTCTGCTTTTTGTGTCCAAAACATAATCCAGTTTCTCGAAATAGATTTCTTTAGTTTTTGGATTGTATGACGGAAATCCGTTTAGATAAATAGTTCCGTTTATAGATCCTAAAATGTCTAGTGCAATAACCATTTTCCCGTCTTTGTGCCAAATCGCAACGTTTTTAACGGTTATTTTTTTGCTTCCTGAGGCAAATTCCTGGCCGGCAAAATTGTTAGTCATTATTTTTGAAGCATCCATATAAGTTGAAATCGCAGCAATATTAGCAGAAATTTGATTTGGAATTTTTGCCACAGGTTTCAATACAATTTTATTGGCACTAAATTTTGATTCGGGTTTCTTGCCAACAATAGTTTCCATGTTGCATTTCATTCCCATATCCAGTAAAAATTGATCATTTTTAAGTTTGGCATTGGTTGAATAAATTTCGATAGGAACGATTCTCAGCCAACTTTCATAAGTATCACTCATTTGAAAAGGAGTACATACTTTTTCTAAAGCAGATAAAACATTCGGTTTAAAATCCATTGATTTTTCAATCGCCTCATCTATGCTTTTTTCGATTTTTGATTTAAAGATTGAAACTGCCGGATTTATCAAATAGGTTATTGGCATACTTTTTCCAAAAACCTGCATCGTTGGACTTTCGTTCCAATTAAGAGATTTGAATTCCGTTTTAGTGTTTAGTTTCCAATTTGTCAGTGCAACTTCACTTGATAAAGTAATTACACCATTTAAGTTAAATTCTCTAGTGTCGTAAAGTTCAATTCCCAATTTTTTAGTTCCAATTCTGTATTTGATTGTCGCTTTTAACGGTAGAATTGTTTTGATTTTTTTATCCGGATTTGCCGGATCATTTTGAATTTTTATCGGAGCCTGTTTCCAGATTTTCATTTCGATATCATCATCTTCAATGTTGCTGTCATCATAGATTAATCCATTCAGCAAAGTGTTGGTTTGATTTTCAATATCACTAAGTTTTACTGTTATTGGCAGGTTGATAAGCGAAGGATTTGCATCGTAAACCAGTGGACTTGCATCGTCTGGTTCCGGTTTTAACGTTTCTAATTTTTGAGCTGTAGAACAGCTAACAAGTACGGCAAGTACTGTGGATAAAGAGAGAATTGAAAAAAACTTCATGTTTAAGATTTTTTTGAGTGATGCAAAATTAAGAAAACTATTAAATTATCTTAAAAAAGTGTAACAATTGATAACGAATAGAGTCTTATCTAAATAACAAAACGGAATTATTAACGTTTTCTTACCATATTTTACTTAATAAAAATGTTATTATTGTTTTAAAATTTAACAATATCATGATCGAAATCAAAGATTTACACAAGTCCTATAAAATGGGAAGTTCAAGCTTGCATGTGTTAAAAGGTATTAATTTTAATATTGCTGAAGGGGAATTAGTTGCGATTATGGGATCTTCGGGATCCGGTAAATCTACGCTTCTTAATATCTTAGGAATCCTTGATGAAGCCGATTCTGGTAATTATATTTTAGATAAAACCCCGATTAAAAACTTAAATGAAACAATCGCTTCAAGATATCGAAATAAGTTTTTGGGATTTGTATTTCAGTCATTCAATTTGATAAATTATAAAACAGCACTCGATAATGTTGCTATGCCATTGTATTATCAAGGTATAAAAAGAAAAGAACGTTATGAGATCGCAATGAAATATTTGGAGAAAGTTGGTTTGGGAACTCATTCTCACCATTTACCAAGTGAACTTTCCGGAGGACAAAAACAGCGTGTTGCAATTGCAAGAGCATTGGCGTCAAATCCAAAAGTTTTATTGGCAGATGAGCCAACAGGAGCTTTAGATACCAAAACTTCTTATGAAGTAATGGAGCTTATTCAAGGAATTAACGACGAAGGAAAAACTATTCTGATCGTTACACACGAGCCTGATATTGCCGCAATGTGCAAAAGAAATGTAGTCCTGAAAGATGGATTAATTATCGATGATAAAATGGTAGAACAAGTTAGAGCTTCATCTTATGTTTAATATTGAGCGTTGGCAGGAAATCTTTGAGGCAATCTCGAAAAATCGGTTAAGAACATTTCTTACCGGCGTTTCTGTGGCTTCGGGTATTTTTATCCTTGTGATTTTGCTGGGTGCTGGTAAAGGGCTTCAAAACGGAATTGAAAAACAATTTGAACGTGATGCCGCAGGGATTATTGAGGTTTGGTCCGGAACTACGACCAAAGAATATAAAGGGTTGAATCCCGGAAGACAAATTCAGTACAGAGATGCTGATTACAACCAATCTGTGCAGAAATTTGATGATAAGTTAGATATGAGAGCTTCAACTTATAATTATTGGGGAGCTCCATTTTCGTACGGAAAAGAATCGGGAAGTTATCAATATAGAGGAGTTACTCCGGACTATGGAAGAGTTGAAAATTTAACGATAGTCCAAGGTCGATATGTAAATGATAATGACATAGCCAATAATGAAAAAGTGGCTTGTATTGGGATGAAGGTTAAAACGGATCTTTTTAAAGATAAAGATGCTCTTGGGAAAGAAATCATAATTAATGGTATCAATTTTAAAGTAATTGGAGTTTTTACAGATCCGGGAGGAGAAAGAGAAGAAACAAGAGCTTATTTGCCTTTAACAACTGTACAAAGAGCTTTTGGTAATGGAGATAAAATCAGCAATTTGTTTTTTACGATGAAAAAAACAGATAATTATGATGAAGCTCTGGCGCAATCTGAAAAATTTACACAAGATTTGAAAGATTTGCTTAAAAGCCGAAATATGGTTGCTCCTGATGATGATGGTGGCGTTGGAGTTTATAATTCAGTTAAAGATGCTAAGCAATTTTATGATTTGAACTTATATATCAGACTATTCTTTTGGTGGGTTGGTATTTGTACTATTATTGCCGGTGTTGTTGGTGTGAGTAATATCATGCTTATTATTGTAAAAGAAAGAACTAAAGAAATTGGAATCAGAAAAGCTTTGGGGGCATCTCCGTTTTCAATTATTTCAATGATACTTCATGAGTCTATTTTTATTACCACAATCGCTGGTTTTGTAGGATTGCTTGCGAGTTTATTGTTGTTGGAATTTGTTGGTCCGATGGTGCAGAGTGAATATTTTCAAAATCCTCAGGTAGATTTCAATGTGGCCTTAACGACACTTGCTTTACTTGTATTTGCGGGCGCAATGGCAGGATTTTTTCCAGCATACAGAGCGGCTAAAATTAAACCTATTGTAGCACTTAGAGACGAATAATTATGTTTAAAAAAGATAATTGGGACGAAATTTTACAGGCTTTAACAGCCAATGTTTTCAGGACAGTTCTAACTGCTTTTGGGGTATTTTGGGGTATATTTATTTTAGTAATATTACTTGCTGCAGGAAAAGGTCTTGAAAATGGTGTAAAAAGAGGTTTTGACGGAATAGCGACCAATACAATGTTTATGTGGAGCCAAACGACATCAAAAGCTTATAAAGGATTGCCTAAAACGCGTCGTTATGATTTTAGAAATAGTGATGTAGCAGCTTTGAGAGCAGCTTTGCCGGATTTATTATATGTTTCGCCAAGAAATCAATTAGGAGATTTTAACGGAACTAATAATGTGGTTCGTGGTACTAAAACTTCTTCTTTTACCATTTATGGAGATTATCCGGAACTGATCAAACAGCAGCCAATGGATATTATAAAAGGACGTTTTATAAACCAACAAGATATTAATGAGAGAAGAAAAGTTGCTGTAATTGGAAAAGGAGTTATTAGCGAACTTTATGGAAAAGAAGAGGAATCTATTGGAACTTATGTAAAAGTAAACGGGATTAATTTTATGGTGGTTGGAGTTTACAACTCTAAACAACAAGGAGGAAATGCAGAACAAGAACAGAAAAATATTTTTGTTCCGTTTACTACTTTCCAACAAGCCTTTAATTATGGTGATAAAGTTGGGTGGATGGCGCTTACCGCGAAAGATGAAACTTCGATTACGGCCTTAAAACCGAAAATTTTAGAGTTGATTAAATCGTTACATTCTATTAATCCTGCAGATGATCGTGCAGTTGGGAATTTCGATTTATATGAGCAATTTAATAAAGTACAAAGTTTGTTTACGATTTTAACAATCATCGCATACTTTGTTGGGTCATTAGTTTTAATTTCGGGAGTAATTGGTATTTCAAATATCATGCTTATTGTAGTTAAAGAGCGTACAAAAGAAATTGGAATTCGAAGAGCTTTAGGAGCAACTCCGGCTGCTATTCGAGGACAAATTTTATCTGAATCTATCTTTTTAACTATTATTTCGGGAATGTTGGGTATTGCCGTCGCCACCGGAATTATTGCTCTTTTGAATTTGGCATTGTCTTCGATGCCACCAGACAGTAATACTATGTTTGCAAATCCAAGTGTCGACTTAAGAGTTGTATTTGTAGCTTTATTAATATTAGTAGGATCTGGTTTGCTGGCAGGATTTATTCCGGCTCAAACCGCAATTAATGTAAAGCCGGTAGACGCTTTACGATCAGAATAAATTATCAATCAAAAATAATCGATTAAACCAAAAACAAAATGAAAAAAGGAGTAACTGTAACCATTTTAATTTTTATTGCTTTAGTTTTTTTTGGCGCACTTTACTATTTGTATGCTAAAAATCAAGAGTCGCCAATTGTCTTTAAAACGGAGAAAGCAGAAATTAAAACGATCGTAAAAAATACAATCGCAACAGGTAATATTCAACCGGATGAAGAGGTCCTAATCAAACCAAATATCTCTGGAATTATTGAAGAAGTGTATATCAAAGCCGGTCAAAAAATTAAGGCAGGAGATATGATTGCGAAGATTAGAGTTGTAGCAAACGTTTCTAATGTGAGTTCTACTCAAAACCAAGTGCAAACGGCTAAGATTGCTTTAGACAATCAGGAAAAAATCTACAAAAGACAAAAAACTTTGTTTGAAAAAGAAGTTATTTCTGCCAATGATTTTGATGCGGCACAATTAGCTTACACGCAAGCAAAACAAAACTATCTTGCTGCAAGACAAAGTTTAGATATCGTAAAAACAGGAACAACAACATCATTAGGAAGTTATGCAAATACCCTAATTCGTTCAACTGTAAACGGAATGGTTTTGGCCGTTCCTGTAAAAGTTGGAAATCAGGTTATTGAAAGTAATAACTTTAACGAAGGAACTACAATTGCAAGTGTTGCAGATGTTGGAAGAATGATTTTTATTGGAAAAATTGATGAATCTGAAGTTGGAAAAATAAAAGTTCAAATGCCAATTGAGATTACAATTGGAGCAATTGAAAACAAGAAATTTGAAGCTCGTTTGACAGATATTGCGCCAAAAGGTGTAGTAGAAAATGGTGCAATTCAATTTGAAATTAAAGCTTCTTTAGAAAATAGAGATGCTACTTTTATCAGAGCTGGATTAAGTGCAAATGCTTCAATTATATTAGAAAAAGCAGATAAAGTTTTGGCTATCAAAGAATCTTTGGTTCAGTTTGATAAGAAAACCCAAAAACCATATGTTGAAATCGAAACAGTTCCTCAAAAGTTTGAAAGAAAGGATCTTGTATTAGGAGTTAGCGATGGAATTTATGTTCAGGTTAAAAGCGGTATCAAAAACACGGATAAAATTAAAATCTGGAATCAGGGTTTAATTAATGAAGGTGAAAAAAAATAATCTGAAATTGTAAGGTTTTTTTGGTTTTAAAAAATGTTAAATTTGCGTAGTCACTTACTATGCTTTGATTCAAAATATATGAAAATAAATAAATATAATAGTCTTGTTTTTGCAATGTTATTCGGGTTCGGACTTTCGGGCCATGCACAATCAAAACAATGGACTTTAGAAGAATGCGTGCGTTATGCATTGGATAATAATATCACAATAAAGTTATCAGAGTTAGATGTAAAAAATGCTGATATTGATAAAAAAGATGCTTTTGGTAAATATCTTCCGTCAGTAAACGGTAATGCTTCACACTCCTGGAATATTGGTTTGAACCAGGATGTAACAACAGGGGTTTTGCGTAATCAGACTACTCAGTATTCTTCTGTTGGTGTAAGTGCAGGAGTAGATATTTATAAAGGTTTACAAAACCAAAATACATATCGAAGATCAAAACTTTCTATTATTGCGTCACAATATCAATTGCTGAAAATGCAGGAAGATATTTCGTTGAATGTTGCTAATGCTTTTCTTCAGATTTTATCTTATAAAGAAGAATTGAAAGTAAAAAAAGAGCAATTAACGATTGATGAAAAACGTTTAGCGCGTTCTGAAGAAATGGTAAATGCCGGAACAATTCCAAGAGGAGATTTGTATGATCTAAAAGCTACTATCGCAACAGATCAACAAGGAATTACGGTTTCAGAGAATAACTTATTGATTTCAAAATTAAGTTTAGCACAGCTTTTACAACTAAAAGAATTTGCTGATTTTGATGTAGTTGATGATACAAATGCCAAAGACGAAAATAATATCATGGCGCAAAGTCCAATTGATATTTATAATAAAGCAAAAGAAACAAGAACTGAATTAAAACTGGCACAAACTAATCTTGAGATTGCAGAGAAAAATGTTGCAATTGCAAAAGGAGCTTATAAGCCTACTTTAAGTGCTTTTTATAATTTTAATACAAGAGCAAGTTACTCTGATGTTGTAAAAGGAGCGGTTCCAAATACTGCCAATCCAACATCTCAGATTGGTTTTGTTGAAGGAACTAATCAGGCAGTATTACAAAATAATTTTACTCCTGTCTTAGGAGGTCCGGCGCCAATATTTGATCAATTTAGTGATAATAAAGGGCAATCGTTTGGATTCCAGCTTTCTGTTCCAATTTTTAATGGTTTCGCTGTTAGAAATAATGTCGAGCGTAATAAAGTAAGTTTAGAGAAATCTAAAATAGATTTAGAACAAAAAAGTTTAGATTTGCAACGTAATGTTTATACTGCTTTTACAAATGCAAAAGGAGCTTTAAATACATTTGAATCTTCAACAGTAACATTAGAAGCAAGACAACAAGCTTATAATTATGCTAAAGAAAAGTATGATGTAGGTTTGATGAATTCTTTTGATTTTACGCAGGCTCAAACATTATTGACGAATGCACAATCTGATGTTATCAGAACAAAATACGATTATATATTTAAAATAAAGATACTTGAATTCTATTTTGGAATTCCAATTGTCCCGATTATCAAAAAATAGTTATATGAAAAAAAAGACGGTTTATTTCTTAGTAGGCGGAGCGCTGATTGTTATTTTTGCTTTAGTTGGACTTTCGAAATCGGGAGTAATAGGAAATAAGGATGAAGGTAAAGAAGTTGAAGTTTCAAAAGTAATGGCTTCCACGATTGTCGAAACAGTTTCGGCAACAGGAAAAATTCAGCCGGAAATTGAGGTGAAGCTTTCTTCAATGGTTTCGGGTGAGATTATCGCATTAAACGTAAAAGAAGGTCAGGTTGTAAAAAAAGGGGATTTATTAGTTAAGATAAACCCTGATTTATATACTTCAGGATTAGAAAGATCTGTGGCAAATTTATCCGGTACAAAAGCGGGTTTGACACAATCTGAAGCAAGTTATAGAGAAGCTAAAGCCAGTTATGAGCGTAATAAAACGCTATATGACAAAGGTGTAATTTCAAAATCTGATTGGGATAAATCTGTTTCTACTTATGAAGTAGCAAAAGCGACCAAACAAAGTTCCTATTATAATGTTCAAAGTGCATCAGCATCTGTAACAGAAGCCAAAGATAACCTTGGACGTACTTTAATTTATGCTCCTGCCGATGGAACAATTTCAGTATTGAATGTTGAGTTAGGCGAGCGTGTTTTAGGAACACAACAAATGGCCGGAACAGAGCTTTTGAGAGTGGCAAACCTAAACAACATGGAAGTTGAAGTTGATGTCAACGAAAATGATATTGTTAAAGTAAAAATTGGAGATGAAGCTAATGTTGAAGTAGATGCTTATTTGAAAAAGAAATTTAAAGGTACTGTAACTAGTATTTCTAATTCGGCAAGTACAGCTTTGACATCAGATCAGGTAACTAATTTTAAGGTTAAAGTGCGTATTTTAAAAGAATCATACCAAGATCTATTAGAAGGTCAGCCAAGTACATATTCACCTTTCAGACCGGGAATGACAGCTACAGTTGATATTATTACAAGAACTAAGAACAATGTTTTGGCAGTGCCAATTAGTTCTGTTGTTGTAAAATCTGATACGACTGCGGTAAAAGATTTTAAAGTTGAAGATCCAAGTGAAGACAAAAAAGCAGCTCCAAAAAGTGATAAGAAATTTGAATGCGTTTTTGTAAAAGTTGGAGATAAAGCTAAAATCAGAATCATTAAAACCGGTATTCAGGACGATACAAATATCGAAGTAATGTCAGGTTTAAAATCAGGTGATGTTGTAATTACCGGACCATATACTACGGTTTCTAAAGATTTGAATTCTGGTGATAAAGTGAAGCTTAAAAAAGCAGATACAGCTAAGAAATAATTTGAAATTTTAGTATTTATGATTTCATTATGTGGAAGTCCGCCAGCTGGTTTTTTTGAATCCATCGGGATTGGATTAATTTTAGCAATCGTGTTTCTGTTTTTTACTCATTATAAAGCATATAAAACGGAGTATTATAATGAAGAATATGTTTATTTTTCCAGTGGAAAAAAAGCTTTAATTTACTTAGGTTTTTTAGCAATAAATTTATGCATTGTTCCTTTGTTGATTATAGTATGTGTTTTTCTTTATACAGGAATCTCTAAGTAATTTTTTTAAATAATTAAATATAAATACATTGTCTTTTATTCTCAATATCGAAACGGCTACGAAAAATTGTTCAGTATCTATTGCTAAAAACGGTGAAACCATTATTTGCAGGGAAATTGCCGAAGAAGGCTATTCGCATGCCGAAAAACTTCATGTTTTTATTGAAGATGTAATAGAAGCCTCTGGAATAAGTGTTCAGGATTTAACAGCAATTGCAGTTAGTCAGGGTCCCGGATCTTATACAGGATTAAGAATTGGAGTTTCGGCAGCAAAAGGATTATGTTTTGCATTAAATCTTCCGTTGATTGCAGTTGATACATTACAAACTTTAGCTTCTCAGGCCAAAGTTTCTGATGGAAAAATAATTCCAATGCTGGACGCAAGAAGAATGGAAGTTTACAGTGAAGTTTTTACGGCAAATCTGGAAGTTGAAAGAGCAATTCAGGCAGAAGTTATTACAGAAGAATCTTTTGCAGAATATACTGATTTAGTTTATTTCGTTGGCGATTGTGCAGATAAGTGTAAACCCGTTTTAACGAAAGAGAACTTTGTTTTTCTGGAAGATATAAAATACCCTTCGGCTTCAGCAATGAGTAAAATCAGTTATGATAAGTATCAAAAAAGCGACACTGTAGATGTCGCTTATTTTGAACCGTATTATTTAAAAGATTTTATGATGACATTGCCATCTAAAAAACAATAAATCAATTTTATTTTTGAAGAGTAAAAGGTTGGATTTTAATTCCAGCCTCGTCAAGTGCAGCTTTGCAATTTTCTAAAGTCTCTGAAAAAACAGAACCATAATTTGCGTTTTTTGCCCAGGGACGAACTGCAAATTCAACAGAACTAGCCGTTAAGTTTTTTACGAAAACCTCTGGAGCCGGCTTTTTAAGTACTTTAGGATTTGAGTTTAAAACATTCAAAAGAACTTCTTTTGCTTTTTTGATATCAGAATCATAAGAAACCGCAAAAGTCAAATCTGCTCTTCTTTCTCCCTGCATTGAATAGTTAATAATCGTTCCGTTTGATAATGCACCATTTGGCACAAAAACAGTTTGATTATTGGCGGTAAGCATTTTGGTAACAAAAATTTGAATTTCTAATACTGTTGCAATCACACCTTGTGATTCGATAGTATCGCCAACTTTAAAAGGTTTGAAAACGATAATTAACATTCCTCCTGCAAAGTTAGAAAGCGAACCTTGCAAAGACAAACCAACTGCAAGTCCCATTGCTCCTAAAATGGCAACAAATGAAGAAGTCTCGATTCCAAGTTTTGAAATAAATGTGACAAACAATAAAATTCGAAGTGCCCATATTAAAATATCCGAAAGGAATTTGGTTAATGTGGGATCTAAATTTCTTTGAATCATTACTTTGGTAATGATTTTATTGATCAATCTGATGGCATAAATACCAACAAATAAAATTAGTAATGCCGAAATTAATTTAGGCGAATAATCAACTAATACGTCAATGAATTTTGTGGCGTAATTGCTAAGTTGTTCTGGACTCATCATGTTTTATAGAATAAAAAAACCTTC
This genomic window from Flavobacterium sp. 9 contains:
- a CDS encoding ABC transporter permease; translated protein: MFNIERWQEIFEAISKNRLRTFLTGVSVASGIFILVILLGAGKGLQNGIEKQFERDAAGIIEVWSGTTTKEYKGLNPGRQIQYRDADYNQSVQKFDDKLDMRASTYNYWGAPFSYGKESGSYQYRGVTPDYGRVENLTIVQGRYVNDNDIANNEKVACIGMKVKTDLFKDKDALGKEIIINGINFKVIGVFTDPGGEREETRAYLPLTTVQRAFGNGDKISNLFFTMKKTDNYDEALAQSEKFTQDLKDLLKSRNMVAPDDDGGVGVYNSVKDAKQFYDLNLYIRLFFWWVGICTIIAGVVGVSNIMLIIVKERTKEIGIRKALGASPFSIISMILHESIFITTIAGFVGLLASLLLLEFVGPMVQSEYFQNPQVDFNVALTTLALLVFAGAMAGFFPAYRAAKIKPIVALRDE
- a CDS encoding ABC transporter ATP-binding protein, with product MIEIKDLHKSYKMGSSSLHVLKGINFNIAEGELVAIMGSSGSGKSTLLNILGILDEADSGNYILDKTPIKNLNETIASRYRNKFLGFVFQSFNLINYKTALDNVAMPLYYQGIKRKERYEIAMKYLEKVGLGTHSHHLPSELSGGQKQRVAIARALASNPKVLLADEPTGALDTKTSYEVMELIQGINDEGKTILIVTHEPDIAAMCKRNVVLKDGLIIDDKMVEQVRASSYV
- a CDS encoding DUF4403 family protein, which translates into the protein MKFFSILSLSTVLAVLVSCSTAQKLETLKPEPDDASPLVYDANPSLINLPITVKLSDIENQTNTLLNGLIYDDSNIEDDDIEMKIWKQAPIKIQNDPANPDKKIKTILPLKATIKYRIGTKKLGIELYDTREFNLNGVITLSSEVALTNWKLNTKTEFKSLNWNESPTMQVFGKSMPITYLINPAVSIFKSKIEKSIDEAIEKSMDFKPNVLSALEKVCTPFQMSDTYESWLRIVPIEIYSTNAKLKNDQFLLDMGMKCNMETIVGKKPESKFSANKIVLKPVAKIPNQISANIAAISTYMDASKIMTNNFAGQEFASGSKKITVKNVAIWHKDGKMVIALDILGSINGTIYLNGFPSYNPKTKEIYFEKLDYVLDTKSRLMRTASWLGQGYILRKMEESCRYSIQPNLEDGKKNIAAYLKNYSPMPGVFVNGKMEDIQFDKIQLTNQAIIAFIKINGTVNVSVDGLK
- a CDS encoding cytochrome C oxidase subunit IV family protein; translation: MSHEHVSNTKRIWFVFALLSAVTTVEVILGILKPGVLEFNHFVGLNLLNWIFYILTIFKAYYIVWAFMHMEGEKSSLRWSVVSPVIFLVLYLLFILLTEGHYIYGVFKDSTIKWNF
- a CDS encoding DUF420 domain-containing protein: MEDNSLEKKYSKLIIAVSIVIPTLVAILFAVKLKDFGINVEPLSFLPPIYATTNGITAIVLVWGVIAIKNGKRKLHERLMTFAIALSLAFLAMYVAYHMTADSTKFGDLNHDGILDLAETAKIGALRYIYFFILITHILLSIAIIPLVLITYVRALAQRFDRHRKIAKITFPLWLYVAVTGVVVYLMIAPYYA
- a CDS encoding SCO family protein, translating into MFKNKSYIGISFIVLIFGIYAVPKIVDRIKNGEVVKGNRLDNVGLKSSKSDSKLLTIGPAPKFELTNQDNAKISNATYKGKVYVLEFFFTTCPSICPKMNLSMLEIEKTFFGNPNFGIVSITIDPKHDTPQVLKDHAKLLGVKSSNWNFLTGDRETIMNLSNKGFNLYAGENDKVNGGFEHSGLFALIDKDGNIRCRKDDFGNPILYYDGLDKKGVREIQEDIKILLEE